A section of the Saccopteryx leptura isolate mSacLep1 chromosome 6, mSacLep1_pri_phased_curated, whole genome shotgun sequence genome encodes:
- the OAZ2 gene encoding LOW QUALITY PROTEIN: ornithine decarboxylase antizyme 2 (The sequence of the model RefSeq protein was modified relative to this genomic sequence to represent the inferred CDS: deleted 1 base in 1 codon): MINTQDSSILPLSNCPQLQCCRHIVPGPLWCSDAPHPLSKIPGGRGGGRDPSLSALIYKDEKLTVTQDLPLNDGKPHIVHFQYEVTEVKVSSWDAVLSSQSLFVEIPDGLLADGSKEGLLALLEFAEEKMKVNYVFICFRKGREDRAPLLKTFSFLGFEIVRPGHPCVPSRPDVMFMVYPLDQNLSDED, translated from the exons TAGTATTTTGCCTTTGAGTAACTGTCCCCAGCTCCAGTGCTGCAGGCACATTGTTCCAGGGCCTCTGTGGTGCTCC GATGCCCCTCACCCACTGTCGAAGATCCCCGGTGGGCGAGGGGGCGGCAGGGATCCTTCTCTCTCAGCTCTAATATATAAG GACGAGAAGCTCACTGTGACCCAGGACCTCCCTCTGAACGATGGAAAACCTCACATCGTCCACTTCCAGTATGAGGTCACCGAGGTGAAGGTCTCTTCCTGGGATGCAGTCCTGTCCAGCCAGAGCCTGTTTGTAGAAATCCCAGATGGATTATTAGCTGATGGGAGCAAAGAAGG attGTTAGCATTGCTAGAGTTTGCTGAAGAGAAGATGAAAGTGAACTATGTCTTCATCTGCTTCAGAAAGGGCCGGGAAGACAGAG CTCCACTCCTGAAGACCTTCAGCTTCTTGGGCTTTGAGATTGTGCGTCCAGGCCATCCCTGTGTCCCCTCTCGGCCAGATGTGATGTTCATGGTTTACCCCCTGGACCAGAACTTGTCCGATGAGGACTAA
- the ZNF609 gene encoding zinc finger protein 609 isoform X2: MESPVSTPAVLPLHLLVPVVSNDISSPCEQIMVRTRSVGVNTCDVALATEPECLGPCEPGTSVNLEGIVWQETEDGMLVVNVTWRNKTYVGTLLDCTRHDWAPPRFCDSPTSDLEMRNGRGRGKRMRPNSNTPVNETATATDSKGTSNSSKTRAGANSKGRRGSQNSSEHRPPASSTSEDVKASPSSVNKRKNKPLSDMELNSSSEDSKGSKRVRTNSMGSATGPLPGTKVETTVLDRNCPSPVLIDCPHPNCNKKYKHINGLKYHQAHAHTDDDSKPEADGDSEYGEEPTLHADLGNCNGAPVSQKGSLSPARSATPKVRLVEPHSPSPSSKFSTKGLCKKKLSGEGDTDLGTLSNDGSDDGPSVMDETSNDAFDSLERKCMEKEKCKKPSSLKPEKMPSKSLKSARPIAPAIPPQQIYTFQTATFTAGSPGSSSGLTTTVVQAMPNSPQLKPIQPKPTVMGEPFTVNPALTPAKDKKKKDKKKKESSKELESPLTPGKVCRAEEGKSPFRESSGDGMKMEGLLNGSSDPHQSRLASIKAEADKIYSFTDNAPSPSIGGGSRLDSTTPTQPMTPLHVVTQNGAEASSVKTNSPAYSDISDAGEDGEGKVDSVKSKDPEQLVKEGAKKNLFPPQPQSKDSPYYQGFESYYSPNYTQSSPGALNPSNQAGMESQALKTKKDEEPESIEGKVKNDVCEEKKPELSSASQQPSVIQQRPNMYMQSLYYNQYAYVPPYGYSDQSYHTHLLSTNTAYRQQYEEQQKRQSLEQQQRGLDKKAELGLKEREAALKEEWKQKPSIPPTLTKAPSLTDLVKSGPGKAKEPGADPAKSVIIPKLDDSSKLPGQAPETLKVKLSEASHLGKEASEAKTGAECGRQAEVDPILWYRQEAEPRMWTYVYPAKYSDIKSEDERWKEERDRKLKEERSRSKDSVPKEDGKESTSSDCKLPTSEEPRLGSKEPRPSVHVPVSSPLTQHQSYIPYMHGYSYSQSYDPSHPSYRGMPAVMMQNYPGSYLPSSYSFSPYGSKVSGGEDADKARASPSVSCKSSSESKALDILQQHASHYKSKSPTISDKTSQERDRGGCGVVGGGGSCSSIGGAGAGERSADRPRTSPSQRLMSTHHHHHHLGYSLLPAQYNLPYAAGLSSTAIVASQQGSAPSLYPPPRR, encoded by the exons GGATGTTGGTGGTGAATGTAACATGGAGGAACAAGACATACGTAGGTACACTTCTTGACTGCACACGGCATGACTGGGCACCCCCCAG GTTCTGCGACTCTCCCACCAGTGACTTGGAAATGCGAAATGGTCGGGGTAGAGGCAAACGCATGCGTCCCAACAGTAACACACCTGTCAATGAGACAGCCACAGCCACTGACAGCAAAGGGACCAGCAACAGCAGCAAAACTCGAGCAGGAGCCAATAGCAAAGGTCGTCGGGGCAGCCAGAATTCTTCAGAGCATCGCCCACCTGCCAGTAGCACCTCTGAGGATGTCAAGGCTAGCCCTTCCTCAGTGAATAAGCGGAAAAACAAACCCCTTTCGGACATGGAGCTGAATTCTAGCTCAGAGGACTCCAAAGGGAGCAAACGTGTCCGTACGAATTCCATGGGCTCAGCCACTGGCCCTCTCCCTGGGACCAAAGTGGAAACCACTGTTTTAGACAGAAATTGTCCCTCCCCAGTCCTGATTGATTGTCCCCACCCAAACTGCAACAAAAAGTATAAGCACATCAACGGACTTAAGTACCATCAAGCTCATGCCCATACAGATGATGACAGCAAGCCAGAAGCAGACGGAGACAGTGAGTACGGAGAGGAGCCTACCCTCCATGCAGACCTCGGGAACTGCAATGGTGCACCTGTCTCACAGAAAGGTTCCTTATCCCCTGCCCGCTCAGCTACCCCCAAAGTTCGGCTTGTAGAGCCCCATAGCCCTTCTCCTTCAAGCAAATTCAGCACAAAAGGCCTCTGTAAGAAAAAGTTGAGTGGGGAAGGGGACACAGACCTTGGGACCTTATCCAATGATGGCTCTGATGATGGACCCTCAGTAATGGATGAAACAAGCAATGATGCCTTTGATTCTTTGGAAAGGAAGtgtatggaaaaagaaaaatgtaaaaaaccctCTAGTTTGAAACCTGAAAAGATGCCTTCCAAGAGCTTAAAGTCAGCCCGGCCCATTGCCCCAGCCATCCCCCCACAGCAAATCTACACCTTCCAGACAGCCACCTTCACCGCAGGCAGCCCAGGCTCCTCCTCAGGCCTGACCACCACAGTGGTCCAGGCCATGCCCAACAGTCCCCAACTCAAGCCCATTCAGCCCAAGCCCACTGTGATGGGAGAACCTTTCACAGTCAACCCTGCCTTGACTCCAGCCaaggacaagaaaaagaaagacaaaaaaaagaaggagTCTTCAAAGGAACTTGAAAGTCCTCTGACTCCTGGGAAGGTATGTCGAGCAGAAGAAGGCAAAAGCCCCTTCAGGGAATCATCAGGAGATGGGATGAAAATGGAAGGGCTCCTAAATGGCTCATCAGACCCCCACCAGAGCCGACTGGCTAGCATCAAGGCTGAGGCTGATAAGATCTACAGCTTCACAGACAATGCTCCCAGCCCTTCCATTGGAGGTGGTAGCCGTCTGGATAGCACGACCCCTACCCAGCCCATGACTCCCTTACACGTAGTGACTCAGAATGGAGCTGAAGCCAGCTCAGTCAAAACCAACAGCCCAGCCTACTCCGACATCTCTGATGCAGGGGAAGACGGGGAGGGCAAAGTGGACAGTGTCAAATCAAAGGACCCCGAACAGTTGGTTAAGGAAGGGGCTAAGAAAAATCTTTTTCCTCCTCAGCCACAGAGCAAAGACTCACCGTATTACCAAGGCTTTGAGAGTTACTACTCTCCAAATTACACACAGTCCAGCCCAGGGGCACTGAACCCCAGCAACCAGGCAGGCATGGAAAGCCAGGCCCTGAAGACAAAAAAGGACGAGGAGCCTGAAAGCATAGAGGGGAAAGTGAAGAACGATGTTTGCGAGGAGAAGAAGCCAGAGCTGAGCAGTGCCAGTCAGCAACCCTCTGTCATCCAGCAGCGTCCCAACATGTACATGCAGTCCCTGTACTACAACCAGTATGCCTATGTGCCCCCCTACGGTTACAGCGACCAGAGCTACCACACCCACCTCCTGAGCACCAACACAGCTTACCGGCAGCAGTATGAGGAGCAGCAGAAACGGCAGAGCTTGGAGCAGCAGCAGCGGGGACTGGACAAGAAGGCAGAGTTGGGCCTGAAGGAGCGGGAGGCAGCACTCAAGGAAGAATGGAAGCAAAAGCCATCAATTCCACCAACTCTCACTAAGGCTCCCAGCCTGACAGACCTGGTGAAGTCAGGACCCggcaaggccaaggagccagggGCTGACCCTGCCAAATCCGTCATTATTCCCAAATTAGATGACTCTTCCAAACTTCCGGGCCAGGCCCCAGAAACACTGAAAGTGAAGCTGAGTGAGGCCAGCCACCTAGGCAAGGAGGCCTCTGAGGCTAAGACAGGTGCTGAGTGTGGCAGACAGGCAGAAGTGGATCCAATACTCTGGTACCGACAG GAAGCAGAGCCCCGGATGTGGACATATGTTTATCCTGCCAAGTACTCCGACATCAAGTCAGAAGATGAGCGGTGGAAAGAGGAGCGGGACCGCAAATTGAAGGAGGAAAGGAGTCGGAGTAAGGACTCCGTCCCCAAGGAGGACGGGAAGGAAAGCACAAGTAGtgactgcaagctgcccacatCTGAGGAACCCCGCCTTGGGAGCAAGGAGCCCCGACCAAGTGTCCACGTGCCTGTGTCCTCTCCCCTCACCCAGCACCAGTCCTACATCCCCTACATGCACGGCTACTCCTACAGCCAGTCCTATGACCCCAGCCACCCCAGCTACCGGGGCATGCCGGCTGTGATGATGCAGAACTACCCAG gTTCTTACCTGCCTTCCAGCTACTCTTTCTCCCCATATGGCAGCAAGGTCTCAGGAGGTGAAGATGCCGACAAGGCCCGAGCCAGCCCCAGTGTCAGTTGTAAATCTAGCTCAGAGTCCAAAGCCCTGGACATCTTGCAGCAGCATGCCAGTCATTACAAGAGCAAGTCTCCCACG ATAAGTGATAAAACTTCTCAGGAGAGAGATCGGGGAGGCTGTGGAGTGGTTGGGGGTGGTGGCAGCTGTAGCAGCATCGGGGGAGCAGGCGCCGGTGAAAGGAGTGCAGACCGGCCCCGCACCTCCCCTTCCCAGCGCCTGATgtccacacaccaccaccaccaccacctggggTACTCGCTGCTCCCAGCACAGTACAACTTACCCTATGCAGCAG GGCTTTCTTCTACAGCCATTGTTGCCAGCCAGCAAGGCTCAGCTCCTTCACTCTACCCACCCCCCCGGAGGTGA